The Longimicrobiales bacterium nucleotide sequence AGCTAGATCGGGACGGCGATTCTCCGGACTCCCGTCTGTGGCCAGCGCCCATCCAACCGCCAGGGCTGCCCCAACGTTGCTTCCGTCAATCGCGAGCCCCGCATTGAGTTCCAATAAGGCATCCTCGCCGCGGGCCAACGAGACGAGGGTTACGGCCCGATTGAACCGTGCCGGAGCGAACTGTGGGGCGATCCGGATCGCGGCCCGGTAGTGGACCTCAGCTTCTGCATGACGTCCGAGGTCCCGCAAGACGCTCCCGAGGTTGTTCCGAGACTCCGTGTGCACCGAGTCAATGGAGACCGCTCGCTCCAGCGCCTGCAGGGCCCCCGACAGATCGCCTGAAGTGGCCCTAAGCCGGCCAAGGTCGTTCCACGCGGACGGATAATCGGGGAGCGCCGCCACTGCCCGTTCGTAGAGCCTGACCGCGGCGTCAGCCTCACCCTGCTCCTCCCGGATAAGCCCCATGTTGTGGAGCGCCTGAGCGTAGTTCGGGTTTATCGAAAGTGCTCGTGAATAGTCGTCCACAGCTTCGTCCAAATCGCCGATCGACTGAGCGTGACTCCCTAGTGCGAAGTGAGCCTCTGGGTCGTCGGGCTCGGCGTCGAGCCGATACATCCAACCCTCTACACGATCGTCGACGTCCTTCGCCGCAAGCGCCTGGGCTAGTGGTATCACATCCTCCGGAGCGTCTGGCATTACCTGGAGCCAGAACTCGGCCATCTCATCCGTTGAGTTGGGGCCGTACCCACACCACTGGGGCGGATCGAACGGATTTAAGGGGTTCCCAGCGGAGTTGTCGTACAGGTACCGGATGTGCACGGTGCTTTGTGCAGGGATCGGGATCGCCTCCGAATATTGGTAGGCATCCTGCCAGTTGAAATCCCACTTCGGAATGTTCAGTAACGGAATCGAGTCGCCTGCAGGGGTGATCGCCCACCCGTCCATCTGCTTGCCCCGATAGTGAGCGTGTGGATACACACCCAGTGCGGTCACGGAAACAGGCAACTGTATCTCATCGATGACTTCGTAGTCTGTATCTCCCGCAGGGATATCCATCGTCTGACCGCCGAGCCTCACGATCAACGGGATATTCTCTGGAGGTTCATCCGTGAAGTAGAGCCCCACTGAGACTCCTGCATCTGCAGGCGTACCGGTCGGACGTAGGTGCAGCTGGACGACGAAGTCGGTCCCGGGCTCCAAGAGCCATGCCATGCCCGGTGGATACGGTGTCGGGATGCGTCCCGGTGTCCAGCCGAGGAAGAAGCCGCCTGGGGTCCCCGCCTCCGTCCGCGAGAACATGTCATCGAAACCCGGTAGGGAATCTCGAGCGTCCGCTAGGCGCGACGACGCCGTCTCATCCACCCTCACGGTCGCATGGTGGACCACCTTGGTATTCTTCGGCCGGAGCTCCACAGCTCTGACCCACCGAGGTCGATCGACGGACGCCGGAATCACGAAATTTCGAAACAGCTCGGGGCCGCCTCCCGGAACGGGGAAGCCCTCTTGGGTCTCCACGACAAGGTCCGGCCCGCCAAGAGTCCAACCCTCCGTGAACGTTGGCGGGTCGGGCGCCCGCTCGAGATCTCCTTCGGGCGCTCCCGATGCCGCCCATGCGACGAGCAGTTCAATCTCGCCCTCTTCGAGAAGCCGCTCGCCATCCATGTGCGGTCCGTCCGCCGATGGGAGCCACGGAGGCATCTTCCGCGCGGACACCATCTCAGCCATGTCCTCAGCGCGTCGGGACGCCCCTGCATACCGCAACATCGAGAACGGTGCGGAGCCCTGCGGCCGATGGCACTGCGCGCACTCTCGATAGACCAACTCACCAACACCATTCGACCAGGTGGGTGGCTCTCCCGCTCCACAGGCTGCCAAGATCGTGACGCCAAGGGCGGAGGCCGCCCAAGCACCGGACCGTAAGAGCTTGCCCAAGTGTCTGGATCGTGGTTCGCGGTAGCTCATAACGGCGTCCTAACGCGACGGAGGCATCGCGCCACCCAGCGGTGGGACCGGTACCGCTTCCCTCGTGTGATAGACGTCGAACAACTCTGGGAACGGGTAAGCCTCGTCCTCGCCATAGGGATATCGGCTCATGCCATGAAAAGGGAGCGGCTCAACACGCCAGCCATCTGCCGTGTTCACATCCGCGTCCTTTATCCAGCCTTCTGTGTAGATCAAGAAGTCCCTGCTCCAGCCCTCCGGGAGCGGAGGCACCGGTCCGGCGTCAAAGAGAATCGCGAGTTCGTCGCCGGGGCCCATGATGGGATATCGATCGTCGGCCTCGCCGATGAGAGGAAGGACGTCACCGTACCGTGTGTAGCTGCCTTGAATGGGCCGCCACGGGGACTCCTCACTCACCACCTCATAGTCGAACCAATGCGGGCCAAACCGCCCGCCTTTCCTGTACTGTCGGGAAAATCCACGGTACCTGAAGTCGGCCTCAGTAGGCTCCAGCCGGTTCATCACGACTTGTGCGCGCGGGCTCCCAACCGAGACGAAGGCCTCATCCCAGTAGATGTTCATGTTCGTGCGCAGCCGCACGCGATGATCGTCCGTCGGGAAGAGTCCCGTAAGGTCTTGGATGACGGTCTTGTTCTTTCCTGACGGGAAACTCATGACCGGCACAACGGTCACCCAATCGCCCCCGACTCCCACGACTTCGAGATGCGGCATCACGGTCTCAAGTTCCTCCGATTGCGAGATAGCCACATTGATGCTGGCATCCGTCGGGAAGATCCAACCCCGCAGGTAGAGTTCGACGGACTCGTCCGTATCAAACGCTCCGAGATCCAAGACGAGGTCGTGGACCTCGCTAACCCCTTGATACCGGTCGGGCTCAAAGCTCGTCACGTAGTTGTCATCGGACGCGAGAAGCTCCGGTAGGACATCGCGCCCGAGTTGGTCCACTGCCGAAAGCGGCCGACGCTTTTCGGATACCTGGTGGAGCGAGAGGGGTGCATCCGGATCCGGCCACACGAACCGTTCGTCAACGAAGACGTCCACCGAGTCCGGGTGATCTACCACGACGAGATCGACCTCATCGATGTAGAAGACCTCCCAAAGTTCTCCAGTCACGCGCATTTCGTACCGACCGTCTCGTTCCCGTAGTGCCTCGCCCGGGATCCGCAGGTACTCTTGTGAAGGCCTCGCCGGGGCGTACTCGGTACCCCCCGCAGCCATCAAGCCCATAGGCATGCCAAGTGCACTCTTCCACATCAGGTCGGTAACGAAGGTGAAGGCCTCCCCGTCCCAGGTGTACAAGAATGGGCACGATCCTTTCAGAATCTGCTCCTCGACGACCGACTGGTTGGCCCCGGGATAGAAGAGGTTCTGCGGCACTCCGTTCGGCCACCGCACACGGACGACATCGGCGCGGGCGTGTTGTCCGAGCCCAATGTGGATGTCGGGGCCGGTCACCACTCGAGTCTGGTACAGCCCGCCGGCCCGTACCTCCAACTTCGCGCCAAGGCCGAAGTGGTTGTTCTTGCCGCTCCCCGTGGACAGGCCGACCAACTGCATCTTGAGGTAACGGTTGGCATTACCGCCATCGTTGCGAAGGAGCCGTGCCGCACCATCTGCCGTCGATACGAAGATGTCGAGATCACCATCGTCGCCGAAATCCCCCGTCGCAATGCGCCGAAGCGGTGGCACATCGGGAAGAAGATCCGAGACGTCGTCGAATTGCCCAGCGGCGGCATTCCGGAACAACCGGATCACACCCTCGTCGCCTGACTCCCCAACAAGGAGCACGTCGAGCCACCCATCGTTGTCGAAATCGATGAATGCGGCATCGTGCACATCGAAGTCACGCGCCGACGCGAGCAGCGCTGTAGGACGATCATCCGCCCCGAACGTCGTCCCGGACTCGTTCAGATACAGCTCGACTGCACGGCCACCCCGCGGAGCGACCAGTACGTCCAAGAAGCCGTCATTGTTGTAGTCGCCAACCGAGGAGATCCCAGTACCGGCCGCATAAGACCCCAAGCCTTCCGGCCTCGCCGCAAACCGGCCGAGTCGTTCGTTGTCGTACACCCGAGCTTGCCGACCATCGGCCGACACCACGAAGTCGATATCGTCGTCGTCGTCGAAGTCACCAAACGCCATCGACCCGCCCGCACCTGCATTGCCAATACCGGCGCGCGATGTCACGTCCGTAAACGACCCGTCCAGGTTGTTCCGGAGCAGAAAGCCACCCGACGCGCCGGAGACGCTCAGATCAAGGTCACCGTCCTGATCGAAATCCAAGAACAGCGGCGCGCCGGCCGGAACGGACAGACCCAAGGAACTCGTCACATCTGAGAATGAGCCGTCTCTTGCGTTCCGATACAGCCTTCCTTCCCCATCGGCTGCCACATAGAGATCGAGAAACCCATCGTTGTCATAGTCGCCGAACAGCGCGGCGCTGGGCTGCCCCGAGGCAAGCCCGGCGACCTGCGTGACATCGACGAAGCCAGTGATCTCGTTTTGGAGCAGGCGGCCGCCCACAAAGAGGTCACGGTCACCGTCACCGTCATAGTCCGCGAAAGCGAGCACACCCGTGTTCGCGGCACCCGATCCCGCCGGGATCCCGACTATGTCGGTCGCGTCGGTAAAACGCAGCGCAGCGAGTACCGTCTCTGGATCCCGTACCTCCGTCCCAAACGTCTCGCTGAACGTCACCAAGGGGAATCCTACGAGCACGCCCCCCGGGCCCCGAAGGTCTATCAGGCCCTGTTGGTACGCGGGCGTCGTGCGCATGACGTTGTGGAACGCCAGAGCAGGCCCACGAGCGCCCGGGGCGTCTCCTGCCCGGGCTGCGACTAAAGCAGCATCGAACAAGTCCTGCCCCTCCACGGGGAATTCAGGCACAAGTTGGCGCAGGTCTTCGAGACCGACCGCAGCCGCCGACGCATCTCCGGAAGTGAGCAAGGCGCTCACCTGCTCCACCCGTGCCGCCACATTCGCTGGCTGAAGTTCGACCACCTGCCCTAACGCGGACGCCTGGCGGGCCGCAGCGGCAGAGTCGCCGATGTCCGCGTCCATGGACGCCAAGGCGTACAGGATCTTCACGTGTTGGGGGTCCGCTTCGAGCGCCGCTTCAAGCGTGGCCCGAGCGTCATCCGTACGATCCTGAGCCAGGAATATCTCGGCTAGAATGAGACGTACATCGGGAGCGGCGGGCTCTAGTTCGAGCGCCCGTGCCACCTCCACCTGCGCTTCAGAAAGGCGGGCCATGCGCAGATACGTCAGTCCCAGATTCGCGTAACCCAGGGGCTCCTGCGGGGCCATTTCGACGAGTCGCTCGAACTCCACTGCCGCCTCGTCGAGCCGGTTCTCTTCGAGGTAGGCCAGGCCCACGGTGCGAATGGTCAGGACCTCGGCCGGGTCCAGCGGCGGCCCAGCGTCAGCACACCCGGCCATTAAGCCCACCGCGAACATCACGTTGAAAGCCCGCCCGGAGCTTGAGAGCATCATCGCCCCTCTTCTATCGATACGGTTTCGCCTGCCGAGACCGGCCCCCTTCGAGTCCGCTCCGTGCCAGGCCATTGAACTACGATACTGTCGACCACAGAAGCCCCGCCGAGTCCAAACTGAAGTGGCACCACAGCCGACTGCGAAAGGTACGACGACGCTGTGCGCACAAACCGTCGTTGGACGCGGGTCCCGACAAACACCGAGACCGTGGCGCCGAGTCCGTTGAGGTTGGGCGCGGCTCCTTTCAGATGTACCCCGACCCACGAAGTCGGGGGCAGGTCGTTACGGAAGAGCCGCGGGGACCCTCCGTTCACAGTGACGAGTAGATCCAAGTCACCGTCCGCATCGATATCAGCTGTGGCGAGCCCACGACCAACCACAGGTACGGTAAAGTCGGCACCCACCGCTTGGCTCGCGTCGACGAACTTGCCCGTCCCGTCACCGATGAACAGCAGGGGACGCTGTGCAAAGGTCTGATCCTGTTGCACCGCGCTGATCCCCGGTTCGATGTGTCCATTCGCACCAACAAGGTCCGGGATTCCGTCTAGGTCGAAGTCCGCGAAGAGAACCCCGAAGGTGAGCGGAATCAGCGTCGACCTGGTCAGCCGGGCGGCACCCGCTCGGTCTTGGAACAGGTCCTCGCCAATTTCGGTGAACAGTCCGACTGGCTCGTGCGCGAAGTTGCCGATGGCAATCGACCACTGCCCCGACCCCGTCAAGTCCGCGACGTCGACGCCCATGCCGGCCCTGGCTCGCCCGGCCTCATCGAATGCGACTCCGGCCCGCACCGCAATGTCCGTAAATGTGCCGTCCCCATCGTTGCGGTAGAGGAAGTTTCGTTGAGTGTCATTCGCGACCACGATGTCTGGCCACCCGTCATCGTTGAAGTCTGCGACGACCACACCCAGAGACTTTCCCGTCTCGTCGAGCAAGCCGGCTGCTTGGGTAACGTCCGTGAACCGCCCCGCACCGCCATTCGCGTACAGGCGGCACGACTCACCCTGATATTGCTGCGGCGTCGCATAGGACTTGGAAGACCCGTCGATCGTGGCGTACAGGTCCGTCTCAGGGCTCCACTGCACATAGTTGCACACGAACAGATCGAGCCATCCGTCCAAATCGACATCGACCCAGGCGGCCCCAGTCGACCAGGTGGGACTCGCGGCGTCGGGGCCGCCAGGCACTCCGGCGGAAACGGTCACATCTACGAAACGTCCACCGTCGTTGCGTAGGAGGACATTCGTCCCAGTTGCCGTCAGATAGACGTCCTGATCACCGTCTGCGTCGTAGTCGGCCGTCGTCACGCCCATGCCGTACAAGGAGATGTCTAGGCCCGCAGCAGCGGTTACGTCCTCGAACGTCCCATCCCCACGATTGCTGTACAGTCGCTGAGTTGGCCGGGGTCCCTCACCTGAACGTCCCTCCCACCAATCCGAGTTGACCAGCAAGAGGTCTACATCACCGTCGCTGTCATAGTCGAAGAACGCGGCGCCACTACCGATCGTCTCCGGCATCCACTTCTCTCCAAACGCTCCAGTGACGTGCTCGAACATGATTCCAGAAGATTGAGTCACGTCGACGAACACCACATCCGTCGAAGCGGAGCCCCCACCAGCGCTGGCATACGTGGGTTCTGAATACTCAGGCGCGGTATCCACAGCGGGCTCTTCACCGGAGCATCCCACGATGATCAGCGCGAGCATCAGACTTGGGGCCGGCACACTCGATTTCTTCACCTTCATCGATTGATCTGCAGGCGGTGAATGGGGACGGGTTGGGCCATGATATTCGCACCGGCATCCTTGGTCCGATACGCCCTCGTGAGTTCTTGGGCGGACTCGTCGATCCCGTAGTACAGATACGCCGCTTCCGCGCGCCCAGCCTCTTCTTCCCGACCGAGGGCCCTCAGAGACAGCATACGATGATAGTGCGCGATCCTGTCCTCGGGATCGATGGCAAGGACTTCACCAAGCGCCACAAGTGCCTCATCGAATTGCTGGTCCAGGTAGAGCGTTCGCCCAAGAGCGCGCCAGCTGCCGCGGTCTTCTGGGAAGTCCTCCAGAACACGTCGGTACGCGAGCACAGCCTCCTTGTAACGCCCGTCCTCTAAGAGCACCTGGCCCCACAGCCAAGCAACCTGTGCATTCCCCGACTCAATGACCTCGGCCCGCTCGAGGGCGTCGTACGCCTCGACCAAATTCCCTTCCGTCAGCGCGACACGCGCCCTGTTTAGTGGGCCATCGAGGCGATCAGGCTGAAGGACCTCAACTCTTGAAAACGCACTCGCGGCGGCCCGGGTATCCCCCTCCTGGAGCAGAGCGATTCCATAGTCGTTGTAGCGTGCCCATTCGTCTGCAGTGAGTTCAGCCGCACCGGCACCCCGGGACTCATCCGCCCGAGCTTCTATGACAACCGAATCGGAGGCGATTTCGGTGACCGGGAGTTCGGGAGCTTCAAAGAACTGCTTGAACCCGGCTGGGTTCGCCGCGAAGGCGAACTCCGAATAGCCGCGGTTGAACTTTCGCCAGAGCAGACGTGCCGAAACGGTTAGCGTCGAGCCCGCGAAGGCGGGCGGTAGCGCGACTTCGTAGTGCGCGAGATCCGCGGATCCCGGGCCGATCACGTTCTGATAGACGGTCACATGAATGTCTTGGGCGTTTCGTTCGTCAACCGGGTCGCCGTTTCGATCGACGATCACCGCTTTGAACGTGTGCGCCATCGGATCTAGGTGGCCGTCAGCGCCCAACAAACCACTCGCCACCAAGCGGGACCCTTCAGCATCTTCGATCGTGAACTCCAGCCAGCCCTCGTTGGAGTCGTTGGTCCCACCTGGGAAGGTGTGACCCACACCCCGGTTCCGAATTACGACATCGAAGGTCAGTGGAACACCTACCGGGACCACGGTGCCCGTCTCAGCCAACGGAAGCGCTCCCTCCACACCGGGGACACGCACAGCGAAGAGATCTACGCTGAGCTTCTCGGCCTGTAGGAAGTCCTCGATGCGCCGCAGCATCGCTGTGTCACCCCGAATGAACGGAAGCGCCGTGTTCGCCGCAGCGAACCGATGAGAGCGCACGAGTCCGTTCTCGGCGGCGACGTCTCCCAACGGAGCGGGCTCGGGCGGCATGTGGCAGTCTTGGCAGAGCCGTCGAGCAGGTGGCAGGTAGAACGTGCGCGCCGCGTTGAGAGAAACACCGCTGTCGTCCCAGTTGTCGAACTCGTTCTGTCCGCGAAGCCATCGGTAATTATTCACCGGCTCAGAGAGACTGACCTTGTGGCACGTGGCACAGTATGCGCTCTCCTGGAAGAACGGCTTAATGAGCTGAGCTTGATGGACAGTCGGACGCGCCTTGAGAGCCACATCGTGCAGGTAACGCGCAACAGATCCGGGCGCTGCGTCGGCAAAGAGGTACGGGTCTTCCTGCTCGTCCGCGATGTTGTAGTTGCCGTTCCCGGTCCGATCATGGATCTGGTCCATGGCGTGACACGCCAGACACGTGAGTCCGGCCTGAGCCTCTAGCGTGTTTCGATCAAAATCCCTTCCCATGTCACCTGCGAGCATGAGAGCGGGGTCGTGGCAGCCACTGCACCACTTGCTCTTCGCCTTCCCAACCCCGTCGATCTCTTCCCCCAGCGCCGCGGCGTGCTCATCCACCCACGCATTGGACTCGAGCGAGTTCTCACGAAGGCCCATGATTGTGGCTTCGTAGAAAGGATTATTAAACGACGCGAAGCGATGGGCCGACGAGGCCCACTGGTCCACGACATCGGGGTGGCAGGCCACACACGCTTCGGCCCCGATCAGCGCATCGCTCGCAAAACCACGAGCCTCGACTTCGGCCCGTACTACCTCGGGAGGCGTTCCAAATCCCGGTTCCGTCAAGATCCGCGCGGCCAGGTAGGCACCCGTCGTGGTTGTGGCGGCGGAAGGAAAGAACGGACTCTCGGGCGGGACTGCGCCGACCGGTACCCAACCAGACGAACCGAAGCGACCCGCCAGCATGCTAGCCACATCTCGTTCAGGACCACCCGGACCGTCTGACGCGACCGTGCCACGACCCGATGACATCGCCAGGCCGCCGTGAAGCATGAACATCGCGAGCCCGCCGGCCGCCACACTCCCCAAAAAGCGCGCGAACCTTCGCCCTTCAGGTCTCGTGTAGCTCACGATTCGATGTCCGATGTATAACCCGACTACCAGCGCACCTGAGGCTACGTGGGCCCACCACGCCCACGAATTCTCTCGACTCGCTGCAGCCGAGAGAATGAACAATCCGCTTACAACCAGGGCCACACCAAGGGCCGCGTACGGGATGCCTGTCCAGGCGGCCTCGGAGTGGAATCTGCGCCACACGGAAGGCAGGTGGGCGACCAGGAAGACCAGCATGACAGCAGCTAGAAGTAGACCCACCGCAGTGTGCGCGAGGAGCATGACCTGATAGAAACCCGGCAGGCTCGTCGCTCCAAGAGCGAAGGGAGCGAGCGCAACGTTGTCGGCGAGACGAACCAGCACGAGAAAGACCGTATCGGCGAGCATGAAGCCCGCGAGCGCGAGTGCCGCCGTCAGCAGGCGCTTCAACCAGACAGGGAGAAGCGACGGCAGCTGCGGTTTGCGCTCACGCGACGAGGACGGGGTCACCGGCCGGCCGCCCCGAGCGAGAACGGGACACGTGCCACGGTCTCGGTGACGCCGATCCCTTCCACGATCGTGTATTCGGTGTCCACTGACACCGGCCCGATCTCTTCGACCAGACCGGTCGTCGGCCACAGGACGCTTACACTGACCGGCCCGACCGACTGGCCCAGGCCGATGTCCAGACGGAGTGGGTTCCCTCCGAAGGAGCTTCCACTCGTCACCATTCGGTGTACCTCGCGCGACACTCCGGCGTCCGAAAAACCGACCGTAACCCGTGCGCCGATCGCGGAGCGGTTTGTAGCCTGCCCCACCAGACGCAACGTGAGTGAGTGATTTCCGTGACCGGGGTTCTGGAAGAGCACGTTACGAGCAAGGTCACCCTCGTACGCTCCGCCCATCGCGGCGAACACGTCCTGATCGCCGTCCTGGTCGATGTCACCAAAAGCGACACCATGCCCTTTTTGGATCAGGCCGAAGCCACCTGATGTTGTCACGTCTTGGAATCCCTGCCCTCCTCCGTTCCTGAACATCCGATTGGGCATCAGTGCCTGGAAATACGCATCGCCCGTGCCGAGATACAGGTCGAGCCAACCGTCGTTGTCCAAGTCCCCGAAGTTGGAACCCATCGCGAACTGGATTCGATCCAAGCTCTGTTCGACCGTGACGTCCTCGAAGCTCCCGTCTCCCCGATTCCTGTACAGTCGAGGCACCTCAGATTGATGCGGAAGGCCAAGGTACTCGGCCGCTATGTCGCCGAAATTCGTGCGATAACCCGCAACGTAGATATCGAGCCACCCATCGTTGTCGAAGTCCCAGAACCACGTCGGAAACGCATCCACCGGCTCTGAGACCCGCGCCTCGATCGTGCGGTCGCTAAAGCTCCACCGCCCGCCTGCCCCCGGTCCGTCGTTCCGTAACAAGACGTTCGGCGCGTTCGTCCTCGAGACGTAAAGGTCCGGCCGACCGTCGTTGTCATAGTCTCCGGAAGCGACCCCTTTCACAATTCCCACGACAGCGACCCCGACTTCCGCGGCTACGTCCGAAAAGGTCCCGTCACCTTCGTTCCTGAAAAGTTGGGTCGGGTGTACATCGGCGCCGAAGGTCTCGTTCCCAATGAACAGATCCAGCAGCCCATCCCCATCATAGTCCAGCCAAGCGGCGGTCTGGCTCGGGTATTGGGGATCGAGCAGTCCGGCCTGTTCCGTCACATCCTGGAACGTCCCGTCGCCCCGATTCATAAGCAGCGAATTGGGCTGACCGTCCGCGAGCCAACCACCTCGAAGAACGAACACGTCCAAATCGTCATCGTTGTCGTAGTCGGCCTGAACAAGGTTTCCGCCGCCCCACAAACCCTCTAGGCCGGCGGCGCCCGTGCGGTGCTCGAACGTCCCGTCTCCCCGATTCCTGTGGTACCGGATCGGGTCGCGTAACTGCCAGGACGTGGACATGAGATCGAGGAGCC carries:
- a CDS encoding FG-GAP-like repeat-containing protein, whose amino-acid sequence is MMLSSSGRAFNVMFAVGLMAGCADAGPPLDPAEVLTIRTVGLAYLEENRLDEAAVEFERLVEMAPQEPLGYANLGLTYLRMARLSEAQVEVARALELEPAAPDVRLILAEIFLAQDRTDDARATLEAALEADPQHVKILYALASMDADIGDSAAAARQASALGQVVELQPANVAARVEQVSALLTSGDASAAAVGLEDLRQLVPEFPVEGQDLFDAALVAARAGDAPGARGPALAFHNVMRTTPAYQQGLIDLRGPGGVLVGFPLVTFSETFGTEVRDPETVLAALRFTDATDIVGIPAGSGAANTGVLAFADYDGDGDRDLFVGGRLLQNEITGFVDVTQVAGLASGQPSAALFGDYDNDGFLDLYVAADGEGRLYRNARDGSFSDVTSSLGLSVPAGAPLFLDFDQDGDLDLSVSGASGGFLLRNNLDGSFTDVTSRAGIGNAGAGGSMAFGDFDDDDDIDFVVSADGRQARVYDNERLGRFAARPEGLGSYAAGTGISSVGDYNNDGFLDVLVAPRGGRAVELYLNESGTTFGADDRPTALLASARDFDVHDAAFIDFDNDGWLDVLLVGESGDEGVIRLFRNAAAGQFDDVSDLLPDVPPLRRIATGDFGDDGDLDIFVSTADGAARLLRNDGGNANRYLKMQLVGLSTGSGKNNHFGLGAKLEVRAGGLYQTRVVTGPDIHIGLGQHARADVVRVRWPNGVPQNLFYPGANQSVVEEQILKGSCPFLYTWDGEAFTFVTDLMWKSALGMPMGLMAAGGTEYAPARPSQEYLRIPGEALRERDGRYEMRVTGELWEVFYIDEVDLVVVDHPDSVDVFVDERFVWPDPDAPLSLHQVSEKRRPLSAVDQLGRDVLPELLASDDNYVTSFEPDRYQGVSEVHDLVLDLGAFDTDESVELYLRGWIFPTDASINVAISQSEELETVMPHLEVVGVGGDWVTVVPVMSFPSGKNKTVIQDLTGLFPTDDHRVRLRTNMNIYWDEAFVSVGSPRAQVVMNRLEPTEADFRYRGFSRQYRKGGRFGPHWFDYEVVSEESPWRPIQGSYTRYGDVLPLIGEADDRYPIMGPGDELAILFDAGPVPPLPEGWSRDFLIYTEGWIKDADVNTADGWRVEPLPFHGMSRYPYGEDEAYPFPELFDVYHTREAVPVPPLGGAMPPSR
- a CDS encoding tetratricopeptide repeat protein, whose amino-acid sequence is MTPSSSRERKPQLPSLLPVWLKRLLTAALALAGFMLADTVFLVLVRLADNVALAPFALGATSLPGFYQVMLLAHTAVGLLLAAVMLVFLVAHLPSVWRRFHSEAAWTGIPYAALGVALVVSGLFILSAAASRENSWAWWAHVASGALVVGLYIGHRIVSYTRPEGRRFARFLGSVAAGGLAMFMLHGGLAMSSGRGTVASDGPGGPERDVASMLAGRFGSSGWVPVGAVPPESPFFPSAATTTTGAYLAARILTEPGFGTPPEVVRAEVEARGFASDALIGAEACVACHPDVVDQWASSAHRFASFNNPFYEATIMGLRENSLESNAWVDEHAAALGEEIDGVGKAKSKWCSGCHDPALMLAGDMGRDFDRNTLEAQAGLTCLACHAMDQIHDRTGNGNYNIADEQEDPYLFADAAPGSVARYLHDVALKARPTVHQAQLIKPFFQESAYCATCHKVSLSEPVNNYRWLRGQNEFDNWDDSGVSLNAARTFYLPPARRLCQDCHMPPEPAPLGDVAAENGLVRSHRFAAANTALPFIRGDTAMLRRIEDFLQAEKLSVDLFAVRVPGVEGALPLAETGTVVPVGVPLTFDVVIRNRGVGHTFPGGTNDSNEGWLEFTIEDAEGSRLVASGLLGADGHLDPMAHTFKAVIVDRNGDPVDERNAQDIHVTVYQNVIGPGSADLAHYEVALPPAFAGSTLTVSARLLWRKFNRGYSEFAFAANPAGFKQFFEAPELPVTEIASDSVVIEARADESRGAGAAELTADEWARYNDYGIALLQEGDTRAAASAFSRVEVLQPDRLDGPLNRARVALTEGNLVEAYDALERAEVIESGNAQVAWLWGQVLLEDGRYKEAVLAYRRVLEDFPEDRGSWRALGRTLYLDQQFDEALVALGEVLAIDPEDRIAHYHRMLSLRALGREEEAGRAEAAYLYYGIDESAQELTRAYRTKDAGANIMAQPVPIHRLQINR
- a CDS encoding CRTAC1 family protein, translating into MKVKKSSVPAPSLMLALIIVGCSGEEPAVDTAPEYSEPTYASAGGGSASTDVVFVDVTQSSGIMFEHVTGAFGEKWMPETIGSGAAFFDYDSDGDVDLLLVNSDWWEGRSGEGPRPTQRLYSNRGDGTFEDVTAAAGLDISLYGMGVTTADYDADGDQDVYLTATGTNVLLRNDGGRFVDVTVSAGVPGGPDAASPTWSTGAAWVDVDLDGWLDLFVCNYVQWSPETDLYATIDGSSKSYATPQQYQGESCRLYANGGAGRFTDVTQAAGLLDETGKSLGVVVADFNDDGWPDIVVANDTQRNFLYRNDGDGTFTDIAVRAGVAFDEAGRARAGMGVDVADLTGSGQWSIAIGNFAHEPVGLFTEIGEDLFQDRAGAARLTRSTLIPLTFGVLFADFDLDGIPDLVGANGHIEPGISAVQQDQTFAQRPLLFIGDGTGKFVDASQAVGADFTVPVVGRGLATADIDADGDLDLLVTVNGGSPRLFRNDLPPTSWVGVHLKGAAPNLNGLGATVSVFVGTRVQRRFVRTASSYLSQSAVVPLQFGLGGASVVDSIVVQWPGTERTRRGPVSAGETVSIEEGR
- a CDS encoding CRTAC1 family protein — protein: MRFSLAASTALALTVIASGCDGTPSPEVPVDMAARLEGLAANVDPVRNRFANSAMVHAMLALPARETEREALLFGLAVAEQVLYSGRLDQAAEMLSTLLIELERYQRDAPPEARAPHSFLASILDFLAIAHLRSGELANCIAGAGPVACTVPVPTAGVHVDPSGAIAAAEVYGRYLEVDPDNLGSRWMLNVAHMMAGTYPDGVPSALLIPPEVFESEHDISRFENVAGALGVDEVGHVGGGVMDDFDGDGLLDLMSTSWQLRDPIRYHRNRGDGTFEHRTGAAGLEGLWGGGNLVQADYDNDDDLDVFVLRGGWLADGQPNSLLMNRGDGTFQDVTEQAGLLDPQYPSQTAAWLDYDGDGLLDLFIGNETFGADVHPTQLFRNEGDGTFSDVAAEVGVAVVGIVKGVASGDYDNDGRPDLYVSRTNAPNVLLRNDGPGAGGRWSFSDRTIEARVSEPVDAFPTWFWDFDNDGWLDIYVAGYRTNFGDIAAEYLGLPHQSEVPRLYRNRGDGSFEDVTVEQSLDRIQFAMGSNFGDLDNDGWLDLYLGTGDAYFQALMPNRMFRNGGGQGFQDVTTSGGFGLIQKGHGVAFGDIDQDGDQDVFAAMGGAYEGDLARNVLFQNPGHGNHSLTLRLVGQATNRSAIGARVTVGFSDAGVSREVHRMVTSGSSFGGNPLRLDIGLGQSVGPVSVSVLWPTTGLVEEIGPVSVDTEYTIVEGIGVTETVARVPFSLGAAGR
- a CDS encoding tetratricopeptide repeat protein, which gives rise to MSYREPRSRHLGKLLRSGAWAASALGVTILAACGAGEPPTWSNGVGELVYRECAQCHRPQGSAPFSMLRYAGASRRAEDMAEMVSARKMPPWLPSADGPHMDGERLLEEGEIELLVAWAASGAPEGDLERAPDPPTFTEGWTLGGPDLVVETQEGFPVPGGGPELFRNFVIPASVDRPRWVRAVELRPKNTKVVHHATVRVDETASSRLADARDSLPGFDDMFSRTEAGTPGGFFLGWTPGRIPTPYPPGMAWLLEPGTDFVVQLHLRPTGTPADAGVSVGLYFTDEPPENIPLIVRLGGQTMDIPAGDTDYEVIDEIQLPVSVTALGVYPHAHYRGKQMDGWAITPAGDSIPLLNIPKWDFNWQDAYQYSEAIPIPAQSTVHIRYLYDNSAGNPLNPFDPPQWCGYGPNSTDEMAEFWLQVMPDAPEDVIPLAQALAAKDVDDRVEGWMYRLDAEPDDPEAHFALGSHAQSIGDLDEAVDDYSRALSINPNYAQALHNMGLIREEQGEADAAVRLYERAVAALPDYPSAWNDLGRLRATSGDLSGALQALERAVSIDSVHTESRNNLGSVLRDLGRHAEAEVHYRAAIRIAPQFAPARFNRAVTLVSLARGEDALLELNAGLAIDGSNVGAALAVGWALATDGSPENRRPDLAADLAGQIRQIAGPHPAVLDVQAAAFAAGGRFIDAVSLIEQAIAEARLRDQGQRIPELTARRDLYRAQRTYVQPGR